A region from the Drosophila bipectinata strain 14024-0381.07 chromosome 3R, DbipHiC1v2, whole genome shotgun sequence genome encodes:
- the LOC108126484 gene encoding seminase-like: MRALRWLVWFLFLQIYLPIGHAKIYKRNIRRKTPKERRTWGGMATNTGPNFGGWLLRILDSKGELACGGAYYAPLLVITSANCIYPHRNNLHGAAVEGTAFSKCDHEIYSEIDTVHIPEKFIYHKRFMDVAVVRLKTPIKGKLIEFIKLCTVDLVAGMSMKVFGWGFDSMEVQKPTTDPRSGNVTVEANPTCRKKFAKTLLLSSTSVCVNQPKKAHECLYDGGCPLIYENELCGVVSVGSQCQNTSYPGIFTNIKRVASFITDTEDAIRMGIILRTERKKNKVPKIYFPKKKPKPRPPLLQITKKYTGVTTTENILDTIICEVSRPIKKVTEPIPSTTEDYSTKGSNTDL, from the exons ATGCGAGCACTTAGATGGCTCGTGTGGTTTCTTTTTCTTCAAATCTACCTACCAATAGGTCATGCCAAAATCTATAAGCGTAATATACGGAGAAAAACTCCTAAAGAACGAAGAACTTGGGGCGGCATGGCCACGAATACAGGACCAAACTTTGGAGGATGGCTTTTACGGATCCTTGACAGCAAAGGAGAGTTGGCCTGCGGCGGAGCCTACTACGCCCCCCTTTTAGTGATTACCTCTGCGAATTGCATTTACCCGCATCGTAACAACTTACATGGAGCCGCCGTGGAGGGGACAGCCTTTTCCAAATGCGACCACGAGATTTATTCCGAAATCGACACCGTTCACATTCCGGAAAAGTTCATATACCACAAAAGATTCATGGACGTGGCTGTGGTGCGTCTGAAGACTCCTATTAAAGGTAAACTCATCGAGTTTATCAAACTATGTACTGTGGATCTGGTTGCTGGAATGTCCATGAAAGTTTTTGGATGGGGCTTCGACAGTATGGAAGTTCAAAAGCCCACGACGGATCCCCGCAGTGGAAACGTTACCGTGGAGGCAAATCCCACTTGCCGCAAGAAGTTCGCAAAAACACTTCTCCTATCCAGCACTTCAGTGTGCGTTAATCAGCCTAAGAAGGCACATGAATGCCTTTATGACGGCGGTTGTCCCCTGATCTACGAAAACGAGCTTTGTGGTGTAGTCTCTGTAGGATCCCAGTGCCAAAATACCTCCTATCCCGGAATCTTTACCAACATCAAAAGGGTAGCTTCCTTTATCACCGATACGGAAGATGCTATTCGAATGGGAATTATACTGCGAACGGaacgaaagaaaaacaaagttcctaaaatatattttccaaaaaagaaaccgaaaccgaGACCTCCTCTATTGCAAATAACGAAAAAATATACAGGTGTTACCACGACGGAAAACATTTTGGACACAATAATATGCGAAGTTTCGCGGCCCATTAAAAAG GTAACAGAGCCAATACCAAGCACTACAGAAGACTACAGTACAAAAGGGTCTAACACCGATCTTTaa
- the LOC108126480 gene encoding seminase-like: MKTNFLGVLIIVHLWPQQSWSKVYQRNINKNTPKWRRNWGGPASNTGDNYGGWLMRIVNSDASTICGAAYYAPILLIASANCIEPHRYSLEGASVEPTAMQENDQNIFGVIDTVYTPEDFRYLNQYMDVAVIRLRNPIKGKLTEFIQLCNVPIKTGMEMTAYAWGFDSINIVPLSSDPRNGTVTVEDPKSCDKKYGGRFRLSNTSFCVTHPKNPADCRYDSGSPLTYGNRLCGIVSYGPLCSDTSQPGVYTDINKVQAFILDIEKKIKSGFLRQIHPPVDLLRANPTTKVTKSTMLRKKSN, from the coding sequence ATGAAGACAAACTTTCTCGGTGTCTTAATTATTGTTCATCTGTGGCCCCAACAATCGTGGAGCAAAGTTTATCAGCGCAACATTAATAAAAACACACCGAAATGGCGACGAAATTGGGGTGGCCCTGCATCGAACACGGGTGATAATTACGGCGGATGGCTGATGCGGATCGTGAACTCGGACGCGTCGACCATCTGTGGAGCTGCCTACTATGCTCCGATATTGCTGATCGCCTCCGCAAATTGCATCGAACCACACCGCTATAGTCTGGAGGGGGCCAGTGTGGAGCCAACAGCAATGCAGGAAAACGACCAAAACATCTTCGGAGTAATAGACACCGTGTACACCCCGGAAGATTTCCGCTACCTGAATCAATACATGGACGTGGCTGTAATTCGGTTGAGAAATCCCATTAAGGGCAAACTGACCGAATTTATACAGCTTTGCAATGTTCCCATTAAGACCGGCATGGAAATGACAGCCTACGCCTGGGGATTCGATTCCATTAATATTGTACCCCTGAGTTCGGACCCAAGAAATGGAACCGTGACCGTAGAAGACCCGAAAAGTTGCGATAAGAAGTACGGCGGGCGTTTTAGGCTTTCGAACACATCCTTTTGTGTGACGCACCCCAAAAATCCTGCGGATTGCCGCTATGACAGCGGCTCACCTTTGACCTACGGCAACAGGTTATGCGGGATCGTCTCCTATGGACCGCTATGCAGCGATACCTCCCAGCCGGGAGTCTATACCGATATTAACAAGGTCCAAGCGTTTATTTTGGACatcgagaaaaaaataaagtccgGATTTTTAAGGCAGATACATCCCCCAGTAGACTTGCTGCGGGCCAACCCGACAACAAAAGTGACCAAAAGCACCATGCTCAGAAAGAAATCGAATTAA
- the LOC108126495 gene encoding seminase, producing the protein MHFLRGRLLILSILLTGVRDGGFLVSKHSVRTIYNNGFQMTEGGNVESWILRIMNGGTFACGASYYSPRIALTSANCIHAYRHRLAELSLKFSSTNEEDPVDEVRILAVYVSKDWRWTENYMDIAVVKLSHHLREHFKNFVQLCRRPLNSHHRLMVVGCDIGPDEDLRSEQIEILGRMECEDRYGNFVLGETLACAKELIRSPGCLFDAGCPVTSDSQLCGIVAPGPACKSRLPGLFTDVYEVRRFIFKAVHMGKFRTAKVESWFSI; encoded by the coding sequence atgcattttctcaGAGGAAGACTACTTATTCTGTCAATTTTGTTGACAGGTGTTCGTGATGGCGGGTTCCTGGTGTCAAAACATTCGGTGAGGACAATCTACAATAATGGCTTCCAGATGACTGAAGGCGGAAATGTGGAATCCTGGATTCTGCGAATTATGAATGGTGGCACATTTGCTTGTGGGGCGTCATATTACAGTCCTCGTATCGCACTGACCTCAGCCAACTGCATTCACGCTTATAGGCATAGACTGGCCGAACTAAGCCTCAAGTTTTCATCAACGAACGAGGAGGATCCGGTGGATGAAGTGCGGATCTTAGCAGTATATGTGTCGAAGGATTGGCGCTGGACCGAAAACTATATGGACATTGCAGTGGTGAAGCTAAGCCACCACCTGCGTGAACATTTCAAAAACTTTGTGCAACTCTGCCGCAGGCCGTTGAACTCACACCATCGCCTCATGGTTGTGGGTTGTGACATTGGACCCGACGAAGACCTGCGCAGCGAACAAATCGAAATCCTCGGAAGGATGGAGTGTGAAGATCGGTATGGAAACTTTGTTCTCGGGGAGACTCTAGCTTGCGCCAAGGAGCTAATCAGAAGTCCAGGGTGCCTGTTTGATGCTGGTTGCCCTGTGACTTCTGACTCTCAGCTCTGCGGAATTGTGGCCCCTGGACCGGCCTGTAAGTCTAGGCTGCCCGGACTCTTTACGGATGTCTATGAGGTCAGGAGATTCATCTTTAAGGCAGTTCATATGGGAAAATTTCGAACCGCCAAAGTGGAGTCCTGGTTTTCAATATAA
- the LOC108126483 gene encoding seminase-like, translated as MVYIFLLLTVGATLWLLQAGGKVYQNDIRFRTRKSRRTWKGPDENTGHNYGGWLMRVVNADGTSICGASYYAPLLLITSANCIHPYRYSLEGTSVEPTAFQNTCENIFGLIDTVYTPDEFQYLDQYMDIAVIRLRRPIKGKLTEFIRLCSTPITVGMEMTAYAWGFDSLSLILQASDPRNGSVTVLDPKYCNKMYDNLFRVSKTSFCVKHPKKRSNCRYDGGAPLTYGAELCGVVSHGPLCSDTSQPGIYTDINLVSDFIRDVESKIASGIYVRKLKPIIEDQDRMFPPRPISCEEM; from the coding sequence ATGGTGtacatttttcttttgcttACGGTGGGTGCGACACTGTGGCTACTTCAAGCAGGGGGAAAGGTTTATCAGAATGATATCCGTTTCCGGACAAGAAAAAGCAGACGTACCTGGAAAGGTCCCGACGAAAATACGGGTCACAACTACGGTGGTTGGTTGATGCGGGTTGTAAACGCGGATGGTACCTCGATTTGTGGCGCTTCCTACTATGCTCCCTTGCTGCTGATCACCTCGGCAAACTGCATCCACCCCTACAGGTATAGTTTGGAAGGAACTAGTGTGGAGCCGACGGCGTTTCAAAATACTTGCGAGAACATTTTCGGACTGATTGATACCGTGTACACGCCGGACGAGTTCCAATATCTGGATCAGTACATGGACATCGCCGTTATCCGACTAAGGCGGCCCATTAAAGGAAAGCTGACCGAATTCATCCGATTGTGCAGCACTCCCATTACAGTGGGCATGGAAATGACCGCCTATGCCTGGGGCTTTGACTCCCTTAGCTTAATATTGCAGGCCTCAGACCCTAGAAACGGGTCCGTAACTGTGTTGGATCCCAAGTACTGTAACAAAATGTATGATAATCTGTTCAGAGTGTCTAAAACATCCTTTTGTGTGAAGCATCCCAAGAAACGTAGTAATTGCCGGTACGACGGCGGAGCACCTCTGACCTATGGCGCCGAATTATGTGGGGTTGTCTCCCACGGACCTCTATGCAGTGACACCAGTCAGCCCGGCATCTACACGGACATCAACTTGGTGTCCGACTTTATACGAGATGTGGAAAGTAAAATTGCGTCAGGGATATACGTCAGGAAACTCAAACCCATCATAGAAGATCAAGATCGAATGTTTCCGCCCAGACCGATTTCCTGTGAAGAAATGTGa
- the LOC108126493 gene encoding seminase-like: MWFSQSWRLFLLVLEIMALMKLSGGKIYPKDIRRRTPRHRRIWGGMDSNTGPNFGGWLIQIMDSQGEFICEGAYYAPLLVITSANCVYPYRNSLAGASAEGTAFSKCDREIYAEIDTIHFPKKFIENKRFMDIALVRLKAPLKGRLTEFIKLCTTSLVPEQSLMVFGWGFDSMEVRKPSTTPRNGSVTLMPIKSCRQTFGKETMLSSTSMCIKQPRNPKKCLYDGGCPLIYRNELCGVVSIGSQCQNTSYPGIYTSIYEKQVKDFIRQTEEDIKNGTIWRTSINRSLMDDEEDEPTTVAAMKKDTSSSTTPDPFKSMVC, translated from the coding sequence ATGTGGTTTTCGCAAAGCTGGAGATTGTTCCTACTTGTTTTAGAAATTATGGCGTTGATGAAGCTGAGTGGCGGCAAAATTTACCCAAAAGATATAAGACGAAGGACCCCCAGACATCGCCGGATCTGGGGTGGCATGGACTCGAATACGGGTCCGAATTTTGGCGGTTGGCTCATCCAAATAATGGATAGTCAAGGAGAATTTATTTGCGAGGGTGCGTACTATGCTCCGCTATTAGTGATCACGTCCGCAAACTGCGTTTACCCGTACCGAAATAGCCTAGCGGGCGCCTCTGCGGAGGGTACAGCGTTCTCTAAGTGCGATCGGGAGATATATGCGGAAATCGATACCATTCactttccaaaaaaatttatcgAAAACAAACGTTTTATGGACATAGCTTTGGTGCGACTAAAGGCTCCACTTAAAGGCCGACTTACGGAGTTCATTAAATTGTGCACCACGTCCTTAGTACCCGAACAAAGCTTAATGGTTTTCGGCTGGGGGTTCGACAGCATGGAGGTCCGGAAGCCTTCGACGACTCCCCGAAATGGATCAGTAACCTTAATGCCGATCAAGTCATGCCGCCAAACTTTTGGAAAGGAGACGATGCTTTCCAGCACCTCGATGTGCATCAAACAGCCTCGAAATCCCAAGAAATGTCTCTACGATGGTGGGTGTCCTTTGATTTACAGAAACGAACTCTGCGGAGTAGTCTCCATTGGATCTCAGTGCCAAAACACATCCTATCCGGGTATTTACACCAGCATTTATGAAAAACAGGTGAAGGATTTTATTAGACAGACGGAAGAAGATATCAAGAATGGAACAATCTGGAGAACTTCGATAAACAGAAGTCTTATGGATGACGAAGAAGATGAACCAACCACAGTTGCGGCTATGAAGAAAGATACATCAAGTTCGACTACCCCGGATCCGTTCAAATCAATGGTCTGCTAA
- the LOC108126481 gene encoding seminase-like has translation MTTVIVIFFILSLVDLWPMQVWSKRYPRDITMKTPKWKRYWQGAEANTGNNYGGWLLRVVNSDASSICGAAYYSPILLIASANCIHPYRYSLEGTSVEPTAYENDADDNIFGLIDTVYTPDDFRYLGQYMDVAVIRLKKPIKGKLTEFIRLCSTPIKVGMRMVAYAWGFDSINVGSQSAEPKNGSVTVEDRNPCAKKFGSDFKLSSTTFCVTHPRDPKECRYDGGCPLTYGKELCGIVSHGPLCADTSQPGLYTDVNKVKKFIEDIEQKIKSGELTRSKFLRTSITPKAKLRATTKKGRRKYKIA, from the coding sequence ATGACAACGGTtatagttatattttttatcctATCCTTAGTGGATCTTTGGCCCATGCAGGTGTGGAGCAAGAGATATCCGCGCGACATCACGATGAAAACTCCAAAATGGAAGCGGTATTGGCAGGGTGCTGAAGCGAATACGGGAAACAATTACGGGGGCTGGTTGCTTCGGGTTGTGAATTCTGATGCCTCCTCCATATGTGGAGCTGCCTACTATTCCCCCATATTGCTGATTGCCTCCGCAAATTGCATTCACCCGTATAGGTATAGTTTGGAGGGAACCAGTGTGGAGCCGACGGCTTACGAGAATGATGCGGACGACAACATTTTTGGACTGATTGACACCGTTTACACCCCTGATGATTTCCGGTATCTAGGACAGTACATGGATGTGGCTGTCATCCGGCTTAAGAAGCCCATCAAGGGCAAGCTTACTGAATTCATTCGTCTGTGCAGCACTCCTATTAAAGTGGGAATGAGAATGGTCGCCTATGCCTGGGGCTTTGACTCCATAAATGTGGGATCGCAATCCGCGGAACCAAAAAACGGATCTGTCACCGTAGAAGATCGTAATCCCTGCGCCAAAAAGTTTGGGAGTGACTTTAAGCTGTCTTCCACTACCTTCTGTGTGACGCATCCAAGGGATCCAAAGGAATGTCGCTACGACGGTGGTTGCCCCTTGACCTATGGCAAGGAACTTTGCGGAATCGTTTCACATGGACCACTGTGCGCCGACACCAGTCAGCCGGGCCTTTACACGGACGTCAACAAGGTCAAAAAATTCATTGAGGAcattgaacaaaaaatcaaatctGGGGAGTTGACGCGAAGTAAATTTTTACGGACCTCGATAACACCCAAAGCCAAGTTACGGGCAACTACAAAAAAAGGAAggagaaaatataaaattgcTTAA